A portion of the Streptomyces sp. NBC_01335 genome contains these proteins:
- a CDS encoding AAA family ATPase produces the protein MSAPTPAIPGTSAAPTNSDDARASLEALRSEIAKAVVGQDPAVTGLVVALLCRGHVLLEGVPGVAKTLLVRALAASLELDTKRVQFTPDLMPSDVTGSLVYDARTAEFSFQAGPVFTNLLIADEINRTPPKTQSSLLEAMEERQVSVDGTPRPLPDPFLVVATQNPVEYEGTYPLPEAQLDRFLLKLTVPLPTREEEINVLTRHVEGFNPRDLKAAGISPVAGPADLEAARAAVATTSVSPEVAGYVVDLCRATRESPSLALGVSPRGATALLSAARAWAWLTGRDYVIPDDVKALALPALRHRIHLRPEAEMEGVTPDAVITAVLALVPVPR, from the coding sequence ATGAGCGCCCCGACCCCGGCGATCCCAGGGACCTCCGCGGCTCCCACGAACTCCGACGACGCCCGCGCATCACTCGAAGCCCTGCGCTCCGAGATCGCCAAGGCCGTCGTCGGGCAGGACCCGGCCGTCACCGGACTCGTCGTCGCCCTGCTCTGCCGGGGGCACGTACTGCTGGAGGGCGTCCCCGGTGTGGCCAAGACCTTGCTCGTCCGCGCCCTGGCCGCCTCCCTCGAACTCGACACCAAACGTGTCCAGTTCACCCCCGACCTGATGCCCAGTGACGTCACCGGGTCCCTCGTCTACGACGCGCGCACCGCCGAGTTCTCCTTCCAGGCAGGTCCGGTCTTCACCAACCTGCTGATCGCCGACGAGATCAACCGCACGCCCCCCAAGACCCAGTCCTCGCTCCTGGAGGCCATGGAGGAGCGACAGGTCAGCGTCGACGGAACCCCTCGCCCCCTCCCTGATCCCTTTCTCGTCGTCGCCACCCAGAACCCGGTGGAGTACGAGGGCACGTACCCCCTCCCCGAGGCCCAACTGGACCGCTTCCTGCTGAAGCTGACGGTGCCTCTTCCCACCCGGGAGGAAGAGATCAACGTCCTCACCCGTCACGTCGAGGGCTTCAACCCACGTGACCTGAAAGCGGCGGGCATATCCCCCGTCGCGGGCCCGGCCGACCTGGAAGCCGCCCGAGCCGCTGTCGCCACGACCTCGGTCTCCCCCGAGGTCGCCGGTTACGTCGTCGATCTCTGCCGTGCCACCCGCGAATCCCCCTCGCTCGCTCTCGGTGTCTCCCCCCGCGGCGCCACCGCGCTGCTCTCCGCCGCCCGTGCCTGGGCCTGGCTCACCGGCAGGGACTACGTCATCCCCGACGATGTGAAGGCCCTCGCCCTCCCCGCACTCCGTCATCGCATCCACCTGCGGCCCGAGGCCGAGATGGAGGGCGTCACCCCGGACGCCGTCATCACGGCGGTGCTCGCCCTCGTGCCTGTCCCCCGATGA
- a CDS encoding DUF58 domain-containing protein, protein MALTGRAALLAAAGSLPVGILAPSWTGMLAVNAPLSLAILCDYALAAPVRSLRFTRSGDTTVRLGDGASVQLSVTNGSRRRLRAELRDAWSPSSGATAAETGTPRHTVSVAAGEARWLTTLLRPTRRGDRVPDRVTVRSLGPLGLVARQGYHRVPWNVRVFPPFSSRKHLPSRLARLRELDGRTSALSRGEGTEFDSLRPYVPGDDTRSIDWRATARQSAVAVRTWRPERDRHILIVLDTGRTSAGRVGDMPKLDAAMDAALLLTALAGRAGDQVNLLAYDRRVRAQVRGRTATGEVLARVVDAMATLEPELVETDARGMSTAVLAAAPQRSLIVLLTTLDGAPAEEGLLTVLPQLTRRHTVIVAAVADPRVEEMSRRRGSAEAIYEAAAGTRAQAQRLHVAERLQRRGAVVVDALPESLAPALADAYLSLKAAGRL, encoded by the coding sequence ATGGCCCTCACCGGAAGAGCCGCTCTCCTCGCCGCTGCGGGATCACTCCCTGTAGGCATCCTGGCCCCCAGCTGGACCGGGATGCTCGCGGTCAATGCCCCCCTCTCGCTAGCCATTCTGTGCGACTACGCCCTGGCAGCACCAGTACGAAGCCTGCGTTTCACCCGATCCGGTGATACAACTGTTCGACTTGGTGACGGTGCCTCGGTGCAACTCTCCGTGACCAACGGCTCCCGCCGCCGCCTGCGTGCCGAGCTCCGCGACGCCTGGTCTCCCAGCAGTGGAGCGACGGCTGCGGAGACCGGCACGCCCCGCCACACGGTCTCCGTCGCCGCCGGCGAGGCGCGGTGGCTCACCACGCTGCTCCGGCCGACCCGACGGGGGGATCGTGTCCCCGATCGGGTGACTGTCCGGTCGTTGGGCCCGCTGGGTCTCGTGGCACGCCAGGGCTATCACCGGGTTCCGTGGAACGTCCGGGTGTTCCCGCCGTTCTCCAGCCGCAAGCACCTCCCCTCCCGTCTCGCGCGCCTCCGCGAGCTCGACGGGCGCACGAGCGCGCTGAGCCGTGGCGAGGGAACCGAGTTCGACAGCCTCCGCCCGTACGTGCCGGGTGACGACACCCGGTCCATCGACTGGCGGGCCACGGCGCGGCAGTCGGCGGTGGCCGTCCGTACCTGGCGCCCCGAACGGGACCGGCACATCCTGATCGTCCTCGACACCGGCCGCACCTCGGCCGGCCGGGTCGGTGACATGCCGAAGCTGGACGCCGCGATGGACGCCGCCCTCCTCCTCACCGCACTGGCCGGGCGGGCAGGGGACCAGGTGAACCTGCTCGCCTACGACCGGCGGGTGCGGGCCCAGGTCCGAGGCCGCACGGCCACCGGGGAGGTACTGGCGAGGGTGGTGGACGCCATGGCGACGCTGGAGCCCGAGCTGGTCGAGACGGACGCCCGCGGGATGAGCACCGCCGTCCTGGCCGCCGCTCCGCAGCGGTCGCTGATCGTGCTGCTGACCACTCTGGACGGCGCCCCCGCCGAGGAGGGACTGCTGACGGTCCTTCCGCAGCTCACCAGGCGCCACACGGTGATCGTGGCGGCGGTGGCTGATCCCCGCGTCGAGGAGATGTCCCGCAGGAGGGGCTCCGCCGAGGCGATCTACGAGGCCGCCGCAGGTACCCGCGCCCAGGCCCAGCGCCTGCATGTCGCGGAACGTCTCCAGCGCCGCGGAGCCGTCGTGGTCGACGCACTGCCGGAGAGCCTGGCTCCGGCACTGGCCGACGCCTACCTCTCGCTCAAGGCGGCCGGCCGACTCTGA
- a CDS encoding stage II sporulation protein M, producing the protein MDLDVFVTAHRAEWDRLEHLLKRGRGLTGTEADELVVLYQRTATHLSLIHSQAPDPRTEGRLTQLVARARSVVTGTRKASWRDVTRFLSAGFPAAVYRSRHWWVPTAVFSTLLAALIGWWIGTHPEVQAAIGAPDDLRALTRPGGEYEAYYSSHPAASFAAQVWTNNAQAAAMCLVLGAFFCLPVIWILFTNVLNLGVGIGLMSSAGRLDTFLGLILPHGLLELTALFVAAGTGLKLGWTLIDPGPRSRRAALAEEGRAALGMAIGLALVLFVSGVIEGFVTPSSLPTWARIAVGVAAELAFLLYVHALGGRAVRAGDTGDVAAAERATALPTAA; encoded by the coding sequence ATGGACCTCGATGTCTTCGTCACCGCCCACCGCGCGGAGTGGGATCGTCTGGAACATCTGCTGAAGCGGGGCCGAGGACTCACCGGTACCGAGGCGGACGAGCTCGTCGTGCTCTACCAGCGGACGGCCACCCATCTCTCCCTGATCCACTCCCAGGCGCCCGACCCGCGCACCGAGGGGCGGCTGACCCAGCTCGTGGCCCGCGCCCGGTCCGTCGTGACCGGTACCCGCAAGGCCTCCTGGCGGGACGTGACCCGGTTCCTCAGTGCCGGATTTCCCGCCGCGGTGTACCGCTCGCGCCACTGGTGGGTGCCCACCGCGGTGTTCTCCACCCTCCTCGCCGCGCTGATCGGCTGGTGGATCGGTACGCACCCCGAGGTCCAGGCCGCCATAGGAGCCCCCGATGACCTGCGCGCACTGACCCGGCCGGGCGGGGAGTACGAGGCCTATTACTCCAGCCACCCCGCGGCCTCCTTCGCGGCTCAGGTGTGGACGAACAACGCCCAGGCAGCCGCGATGTGCCTCGTCCTCGGCGCGTTCTTCTGCCTGCCGGTGATCTGGATCCTCTTCACCAATGTGCTCAACCTCGGGGTCGGCATCGGCCTGATGTCGTCCGCCGGCCGGCTGGACACCTTCCTCGGGCTGATCCTGCCGCACGGCCTGCTCGAACTCACCGCGCTCTTCGTGGCCGCCGGTACGGGCCTCAAACTCGGCTGGACCCTCATCGACCCGGGTCCCCGTTCCCGCCGTGCCGCACTCGCGGAGGAGGGCCGGGCCGCCCTCGGCATGGCCATCGGCCTCGCCCTCGTCCTGTTCGTGTCCGGAGTCATCGAGGGATTCGTGACCCCCTCGTCCCTCCCCACCTGGGCCAGGATCGCCGTCGGCGTCGCCGCCGAGCTGGCCTTTCTGCTGTACGTACACGCACTGGGCGGCCGCGCGGTCCGGGCCGGCGACACCGGCGACGTCGCCGCCGCGGAACGTGCCACCGCTCTGCCGACCGCCGCGTGA
- a CDS encoding RDD family protein, with product MSELVTGDAVVLELRPARLPSRALAQAIDTALLLIVFIVLSIALALATSTLDDAAVAAVSVASFLLVLVGGPIAVETLSHGRSLGKLACGLRVVREDGGPIAFRHALVRGAMGVVEILSSFGGVAAIASLVSARGRRLGDVFAGTLVVRERVPDDRSRALPPPPPWLANRFAQLDLSAVPDEFWLSARQYVSRLHQLDPAAGYAIGERLAGELAARTAVPPPNGVPHAAYLAAVLHERRTREVRRLLSAERAADRAPGAAAGAPGTGSAVGATAGWGAPAGVPAVGPKVVPAPLAAPVTPVAPVATASVPASTGFAPPA from the coding sequence ATGAGCGAACTCGTGACCGGGGACGCGGTGGTTCTGGAGCTCAGACCGGCACGGCTGCCGAGCAGGGCGCTGGCGCAGGCCATCGACACCGCGCTGCTCCTGATCGTCTTCATCGTGCTCAGCATCGCCCTGGCCCTCGCCACGTCGACGCTCGACGACGCGGCCGTCGCCGCCGTCTCCGTGGCGTCGTTCCTCCTGGTGCTGGTGGGCGGGCCCATCGCGGTGGAGACCCTGAGCCACGGTCGTTCCCTGGGCAAACTCGCCTGCGGGCTGCGGGTGGTGCGCGAGGACGGGGGGCCCATCGCGTTCCGGCACGCGCTGGTGCGCGGGGCGATGGGCGTCGTCGAGATCCTGTCGTCCTTCGGTGGGGTGGCCGCGATCGCCTCCCTGGTCTCCGCCAGGGGCCGGCGGCTCGGGGACGTGTTCGCCGGGACGCTCGTCGTACGGGAACGGGTGCCGGACGACCGGTCCCGGGCGCTGCCGCCGCCTCCGCCGTGGCTCGCGAACCGTTTCGCGCAGCTGGACCTGTCGGCCGTGCCGGACGAATTCTGGCTCTCCGCACGGCAGTACGTCTCCCGCCTGCACCAACTCGATCCCGCCGCCGGGTACGCGATCGGCGAGAGGCTCGCCGGGGAGCTGGCGGCCAGGACGGCCGTGCCGCCGCCGAACGGAGTGCCCCACGCCGCGTATCTGGCCGCCGTGCTGCACGAGCGCCGTACGCGCGAGGTGCGACGCCTGCTGTCGGCCGAACGCGCGGCGGACCGGGCGCCGGGGGCGGCAGCGGGAGCGCCCGGCACCGGATCGGCGGTCGGCGCGACGGCGGGATGGGGTGCGCCCGCGGGTGTTCCCGCTGTCGGCCCGAAGGTCGTGCCGGCCCCGCTCGCCGCGCCCGTGACGCCGGTGGCCCCGGTGGCCACGGCCTCCGTGCCCGCCTCCACCGGGTTCGCCCCGCCTGCCTGA
- the ahcY gene encoding adenosylhomocysteinase: MTTVSQNQDFKVADLSLAVFGRKEITLAEHEMPGLMSIRKEYAAAQPLAGARVTGSLHMTVQTAVLIETLVALGAEVRWASCNIFSTQDHAAAAIAVGPTGTPEAPAGVPVFAWKGETLEEYWWCTEQALTWPNSPTGGPNMILDDGGDATLLVHKGVEFEKAGAAPDPSTADSEEYAHILTLLNRTLGESPQKWTQLASEIRGVTEETTTGVHRLYEMHRDGTLLFPAINVNDAVTKSKFDNKYGCRHSLIDGINRATDVLIGGKTAVVCGYGDVGKGCAESLRGQGARVIITEIDPICALQAAMDGYQVATLDDVVEQADIFVTTTGNKDIIMASDMARMKHQAIVGNIGHFDNEIDMAGLAKIDGIVKDEVKPQVHTWTFPDGKVLIVLSEGRLLNLGNATGHPSFVMSNSFADQTLAQIELFTKPEEYPTDVYVLPKHLDEKVARLHLAALGVKLTTLRPEQAAYIGVEVDGPYKADHYRY; encoded by the coding sequence ATGACGACGGTCAGCCAGAACCAGGACTTCAAGGTCGCCGACCTTTCCCTCGCGGTCTTCGGCCGCAAGGAGATCACCCTCGCCGAGCACGAGATGCCCGGCCTGATGTCGATCCGCAAGGAGTACGCCGCCGCGCAGCCGCTGGCCGGCGCACGCGTCACCGGCTCCCTGCACATGACCGTGCAGACCGCGGTGCTCATCGAGACCCTCGTCGCCCTCGGCGCCGAGGTCCGCTGGGCCTCCTGCAACATCTTCTCCACCCAGGACCACGCGGCCGCCGCCATCGCCGTCGGCCCGACCGGCACCCCCGAGGCCCCCGCCGGCGTCCCGGTCTTCGCCTGGAAGGGCGAGACGCTGGAGGAGTACTGGTGGTGCACCGAGCAGGCCCTGACCTGGCCGAACAGCCCCACCGGCGGCCCGAACATGATCCTGGACGACGGCGGTGACGCCACCCTCCTGGTCCACAAGGGCGTCGAGTTCGAGAAGGCCGGCGCGGCCCCGGACCCGTCCACCGCGGACAGCGAGGAGTACGCCCACATCCTCACGCTCCTCAACCGCACCCTCGGCGAGTCCCCGCAGAAGTGGACCCAGCTCGCGTCCGAGATCCGCGGTGTCACCGAGGAGACGACCACCGGCGTCCACCGGCTGTACGAGATGCACCGTGACGGCACCCTCCTGTTCCCGGCGATCAACGTCAACGACGCCGTCACCAAGTCGAAGTTCGACAACAAGTACGGCTGCCGCCACTCCCTGATCGACGGCATCAACCGCGCCACCGACGTCCTCATCGGCGGCAAGACCGCCGTCGTCTGCGGCTACGGCGACGTGGGCAAGGGCTGCGCCGAGTCCCTGCGCGGCCAGGGCGCCCGCGTGATCATCACCGAGATCGACCCGATCTGCGCGCTCCAGGCGGCCATGGACGGCTACCAGGTCGCGACCCTGGACGACGTCGTCGAGCAGGCCGACATCTTCGTCACCACGACGGGCAACAAGGACATCATCATGGCGTCCGACATGGCCCGGATGAAGCACCAGGCGATCGTCGGCAACATCGGCCACTTCGACAACGAGATCGACATGGCCGGCCTCGCCAAGATCGACGGCATCGTCAAGGACGAGGTCAAGCCGCAGGTCCACACCTGGACCTTCCCGGACGGCAAGGTCCTCATCGTCCTCTCCGAGGGCCGCCTGCTGAACCTCGGCAACGCGACCGGTCACCCCTCCTTCGTCATGTCCAACTCCTTCGCGGACCAGACCCTGGCCCAGATCGAGCTCTTCACCAAGCCGGAGGAGTACCCGACCGACGTCTACGTGCTCCCGAAGCACCTCGACGAGAAGGTCGCCCGCCTCCACCTGGCCGCCCTGGGCGTCAAGCTCACGACCCTCCGCCCGGAGCAGGCCGCCTACATCGGCGTCGAGGTCGACGGCCCGTACAAGGCCGACCACTACCGCTACTGA